GCAATTATGAAAAAACTAATTCAATCTAGTATTTGTTTACTGCTCTTATTTGTCCCATTTTATGGAACATCTGCAGAAGCCTCTGGAAAAACGCAATCAGGTATTACTTTTATTCAAGGTGACCATCCGAAAAAACCGATTATTGATACTATTTTTTCTGGAAATAAAAAAGGAATACTTCCTCATACAGGGGAAGCGTTGAGCCTGTACTTACTTATTATCGGGATTTGTCTGTTGATTTTCATTTATCTATGGTTTTACTTAAAAAATAAAAACACACGAAAGAAGGAACAAGAATGAAAAAGAAATTAGTTGCAAGTTTATTGTTGAGTGGATTGGTATTAAGTTACAGCTCTACAGGAGTTTATGCAGTAGATGCAAGTGCAACAGCCAAAACAAAAGCTGAAACAGAATTTACTGCTGGGGATCGTCCTGATCCATCGAAACCAGAAGAAGGACCAAAAGATCCTAATCCATTAGATCCAGACCCAGATCCGACAGATCCAACGAAACCAAAACCACTACCAGAAGCAAATAATGTTTATGTAACACATTTACCAGACATTTCATTTGGTTCAAATAAAACAGAGTTGAAAACAACTGAATACGAAGCGTTAACTGAAAAAAGAACAAAAGGGCAAGGGGCTGAAACATTTTATATGCCTCATTCTGTTCAAGTAGCGGATTTATCTGGGAATAGTGAAACAAAATGGAAATTAAGCGTTCAACAAGATGACGTATTCAAAACAAACGATAGCACACCAAAACAATTAGACAGATCTCGTATTCGAATTTATGGAAATACGTTAACAAGTACCGCCTATGCAGCCACAGATTTAGCAGACAAAGTTGCAGGTGTTGCACTAAGTGAGACAGATGAATTTGGCGCGTATTCAACGATTCCTGTTAAAAGCGATACACAAGATGAATTAGTAGTGTTGGAAAATAAAACACCTGGCTTCACATTGAACTCATATACTTCTTCTGTTTTTAGAAATAGTTATATCGAAGAAGACTACGATGCGACTAAAACACCTACAGCGTCTCGCTACGAAGGGGTCAAATTAAATGTACCGGCAAGTGACCAATCACAAGCGAAAGCTTATTCAGCTGATTTAACTTGGACATTGACTGTAGAACCGTAAAGAGCGAATCATTAAATAAAAAAACATCTTATCAGCAACAAAGACAAGGAGCGAAAAAATGAAAACAACTATAAAAAGAATTTTAGGATTGAGCTTAGTAACAGCGGGGATTTTAAGCTTAGCAACACCAGCTTTTGCCGAAACAGGAGCAGTAAAAACAGATGGAAAAGCGTCATTTGTACCTCAATCTGGTGATATCAATACAATCAAACCTGGTACAGATGAAAAAATCGATATCGTTGATGGCAATAATGAACGGGTAACCGTTGAAAATATTCAATTGATGCATGTCCCAGACTTTGATTTTGGTAGTAACGAAACAAGTGTCGATACAAAAAATTATGATGCTATTTATGAACATTATCAAAAAACAGGCGATACGACAAAATATGCTATTCCTCACTTTGTACAAGTCGGCGATGTTTCTGGTGTGCAAGGAACGGCATGGGCTGTGACAGTGGAACAAGAAGCGCTGTTTAAAGAAACAGGAGGACATGCTTTGAAAGCATCTAGAGTCAATTTGTACAACCAAACCTTGACCAATAATGTTCAAACTGGAAATGTGACCGATGTTGTGACAGGACTGACAATCCCGAGTGATGGTACTGTTCAAGTTCCTGTCAAAGGTGTGGATACAACTGGTAGTATCGCTGTACTAACATCTAAAGCTGGAAAGACTGATCAAACAACAACAAACGGAACCATCAGTTCAGTTGTCTTCCAAAAAGATTATGACGAATCAAACTACGGAAAAGTAGATTCACCAGCGTTAACAGACAAAAATACAGATGTAAAACTAAATGTTCCACAAAGCGATGGGGTACAAGCTAAAGCATATGGAGCTAAATTAAATTGGACTCTAACGGTCGGACCGTAAAACCCAGTTTTTATTGGTGGAAAGTTCCATTTTTAGGAACTTTTTTCCAATTTTGTTAGAAAGGAAAAATGTATGACTCTACTAAAACAATCGATGAGCTGGAGCAGACGAGTCTTTTTATGTTTAGCTTTGCTGATCCTAATACCATTTTCTCCAGCGTATGGAGAAGAAATTCCCATTTCCGTCAAAGCTATTTTACCAGACAATCAAGTGACAAAAGATGCAGGCTATTATGATTTAAAAGTGAACCCGGGAGAAAAACAGGAACTCTCTTTTCAACTCTATAACCAAGGGGACAAAGACGCTACAGTCAACATCAACATCAACCCAGCCTATACAGGAGATGGCGGTTCATTTGTCTATACAGAAGATGAAACCAATAAAGATTCTTCTTTAAAATATCCTTTATCAAGTATTGCGACCTCAGAACAAACGGTCAGCATTCCAGCAAAAGGCACGACCGTTACGAAAGTAACATTAGATATCCCCAGTGAGCCTTTTGAAGGGCTAATTCTTGGTGCAATTCGTGTGACAAGTGCCGATGCAGGAGAAAAGAAAACCGAAGAAACAAAAAAAGGCTTCAACATTTCTAATAATTTTGCGTATTCAGTAGCCATCCAATTAAGAGAATCAGATGATCTGCCAAAATCCGATTTAGCACTCAAAAAAGTCTTTGCCTCCCAAGTTGCAGGGCGCAATACAGTGAAAGTAAATCTGCAAAATCCCACAGCAACGATTATCGATAACGTCTCCTATGATGCTGCTGTCAGTAAAAAAGGAGACAACGCACCTTTGCATGAAACAAAGGTAAAAGGCTATCGAGTAGCGCCAAACACTAACTATAATGTTCCGATTAACTGGGAGAATCAACCCTTTTCAGCAGGTACCTATGTTGCCAAAGTCAAAGCAAAATCAGAAGATACAGGACAAGAATGGCAATTCGATCAAGAATTTGTCATCAGTGCAAAAGAAGCAAACGAGCTGAATGAACAAGCAGTGGATCTTGAGAAGGACTATTTGCTCTATATCTTGATTGGCGGGGGAATCTTCATTTTACTTGTTATTGTTCTTATTATTCTATTGGTCATTTTATCCAAAAAGAAGAAAAAACGAAAAGAACAAGCAAGACGAGCACGTCAAAAAAAGCAAAAAAAAGGAAAAGAACATGACAAACGAAAACAACGAACAACCGATAAACGATCTTCCCCAAGTTCAGGAAACCATAAACGAAGATAAGCAAAAGCCTTTTTCTTTCTACCTTGTTCTGACCTTACTACTTATGCTTCTAATAAGCGGTGGTATTGCAGGGTATATCTGTTATCCATTTGCCAATAAAATCAGCGGCAACTGGGTATCGACCGATCAAGCCATGCGGCTAACAAGCCAAGGAAATATGTGGGAATTAGCTATTGCGGATTACAAAAAAACAAAAGGGTTTACGCTTGTGTTTACAGGAAAATGGACGGCCGCAGGGGTCAATAAATATGATGGGAAACAAGTAAAATTATTCGCTAAAATAGCGAAAGTGAACTTTTCTAAAGAGGAAATCAATACATTGGAAAAAAAGTCCGATCTATACACAGTTTCTGATCAAACTGAAAAAGAGCTTACCTTGCAGTACACAAAAAAAGGAATCAAACAAATTCAGCCAGGTTCTAATTTGAATAAAGTCGTACATATGACGTTAGAAAATATTCATTGGACGAAGCAGAAAGAAAAGTTGTACCTAAATAGCAGTTATTTTTCTACTGAACGGATTGAATTTAAGTACAAAAATGAAAACAAAACATAGAGTGTTGTTGAACATCGGACGAAACGAGAGGAGTGAACAGTTGAAATAGTGTTCTATTTCACGGCTTATGAAAAGAAAAAAGTATATTCTCTCTTTGCTTATTTTAGGGGTTAGTTTAGTGATAGGTATATTTATCGCCACTTCTTTAAGTTCTAAAAATAAGCTCCAAGCGCAAGAAGTACAACCAACCAGAGCAATCACAGATAATATTTTTCAAGAAGCGAAAATCATCGTTCCAAGTGAAAAAAGTCGAGTGTTAGAGCAAGAAGATTACCTCAAAAATGATTCGGAAGTCAAAGTCACAATGACGTTCAAATTCACGAATAAAAATTATAAAACAGGCGATACGTTTGAAACAACATTACCAGAAGGCTTCACCTACACGCAGGTTATTGAAGGTGGCTTGAGTGATACAGCGACTTATCGCATTGATCCAGCAACAAGAAAATTGGCCTTAACGATGATAAAGGATGTTCAATCGGCAGAATATAAATTGGATTTAGTCACACGTATCAAATTTGATAGCAAACTAAATTCCAAACAAACCATGCCTTTTGAAACACAAACGCCAACAAATTATATCTTTCATCTATATGAGAAAACCAGCACACAATATCTTTATGGAAAGACTTTTGACAAAGAGAAGAATGAAACAACATTGATGCCTACAAGTGGCGGTGCTTATGGTGCAATGGACGTCAACTACGCCCGTGTAGATTTATCAAAAAATAATCTTCAAGTCAGTTTCTCAAAAAAATTAATGCCAAGTGGTTGGAGCGACGGTTATGTTAATGCAACACAAGACCTTTCATCATTTAAATTCTATACGTATGAAACAATGATTGATGGAACGCGCATAGGTGAAAAAAAAGAATTAAAGGTCAATGAAGATTTTGATGTGATTGAAAAAACAAATGAGTTGAGCCAAATTAAGTTTAAAGAGAAATTCCATGAAGCATTAGAAGTTTCAGAGGGGGAAATGAATTTTGATTACACTGGTTTTAATCCTATTTCTAACGGGAAAAGAGGGACAGTAGCATCCTGGATGACATTTATTGTTTATCCAGGAACAACTACTGATAATTTTATCAGTTACAGCCGGTTTTCAGTTAACTTCTTTGTAGTGGAATTAGGTTATTTGGGGTTAGGGACAATTGTTGCAGATACCAATGTCAAAGAAAATGAAAGACTCGTTAAAACACCGATCTACATCAATGGAACAAATCAGCAACTAAAAAAAGGGGATACATTCATTCTGACAAATGATAAGGATCCAGCATTGGTGGCGGTCGATACAAAATTAGCTCAAGAATATAACGTCACATTCAATGCCAATGGCTCCATTGTCGAAGGGACTAAAAAAGCAATCAGTAACTGGAAAATCACGAGTGATGTATTTGGTGAGGTAACACTAACTTACTTAGGTGAAGATACGACAGGTACGTTAGGCTTAGATATCTATACTGGAATAGATGAGACGGTTACACCATCGTACAATAGTAAATATATTCTTTCTGGAAATGGATACGAAACAAACGGGACGACAGCCTTTAAAGGTCAAGCTGCCAACATGAAAAGCGGGACATTCAACACGGAAAAAAATAGCATCGCTTGGACGGCAACGATCAATTCTCTTTATCAAAAAATCACGAAAATAACAGATACATTTGGTGATGGTGTAAAAGCAGGGACCTTGAAAAATTTGAAAATCAGCTCTGTGGAATTTGGAAAAAATGGTGTGAAAAAAGAGTTAGTTGAAGGAACCGATTATGAATTGGTCGATTCTTCAGACCATTTTGAAATCAAGTTTTTAAAAGAAGTCAAAGAAAAGCTCACAGTAACGTATGAAACAGGCGTTGATCTTAAAACAATCAATCCAAAAGATTCCCGAGCGACAAATACAATCACACCGAAGTTCATTTTTGCTTCGTCAACAGAAAAAGAATTTCTAACAGTTGGAT
The DNA window shown above is from Enterococcus sp. 12C11_DIV0727 and carries:
- a CDS encoding DUF916 and DUF3324 domain-containing protein; its protein translation is MTLLKQSMSWSRRVFLCLALLILIPFSPAYGEEIPISVKAILPDNQVTKDAGYYDLKVNPGEKQELSFQLYNQGDKDATVNININPAYTGDGGSFVYTEDETNKDSSLKYPLSSIATSEQTVSIPAKGTTVTKVTLDIPSEPFEGLILGAIRVTSADAGEKKTEETKKGFNISNNFAYSVAIQLRESDDLPKSDLALKKVFASQVAGRNTVKVNLQNPTATIIDNVSYDAAVSKKGDNAPLHETKVKGYRVAPNTNYNVPINWENQPFSAGTYVAKVKAKSEDTGQEWQFDQEFVISAKEANELNEQAVDLEKDYLLYILIGGGIFILLVIVLIILLVILSKKKKKRKEQARRARQKKQKKGKEHDKRKQRTTDKRSSPSSGNHKRR
- a CDS encoding WxL domain-containing protein, whose product is MKKKLVASLLLSGLVLSYSSTGVYAVDASATAKTKAETEFTAGDRPDPSKPEEGPKDPNPLDPDPDPTDPTKPKPLPEANNVYVTHLPDISFGSNKTELKTTEYEALTEKRTKGQGAETFYMPHSVQVADLSGNSETKWKLSVQQDDVFKTNDSTPKQLDRSRIRIYGNTLTSTAYAATDLADKVAGVALSETDEFGAYSTIPVKSDTQDELVVLENKTPGFTLNSYTSSVFRNSYIEEDYDATKTPTASRYEGVKLNVPASDQSQAKAYSADLTWTLTVEP
- a CDS encoding WxL domain-containing protein; this encodes MKTTIKRILGLSLVTAGILSLATPAFAETGAVKTDGKASFVPQSGDINTIKPGTDEKIDIVDGNNERVTVENIQLMHVPDFDFGSNETSVDTKNYDAIYEHYQKTGDTTKYAIPHFVQVGDVSGVQGTAWAVTVEQEALFKETGGHALKASRVNLYNQTLTNNVQTGNVTDVVTGLTIPSDGTVQVPVKGVDTTGSIAVLTSKAGKTDQTTTNGTISSVVFQKDYDESNYGKVDSPALTDKNTDVKLNVPQSDGVQAKAYGAKLNWTLTVGP
- a CDS encoding LPXTG cell wall anchor domain-containing protein; its protein translation is MKKLIQSSICLLLLFVPFYGTSAEASGKTQSGITFIQGDHPKKPIIDTIFSGNKKGILPHTGEALSLYLLIIGICLLIFIYLWFYLKNKNTRKKEQE